A stretch of the Thermus thermophilus genome encodes the following:
- the acs gene encoding acetate--CoA ligase has translation MDRLESVLKEERVFYPSEEFRKQAHIKSEEEYQRLYEESVRDPEGFWGRVASELHWFEPWRKVLEGDLPHPKWFVGGRTNLSYNALDRHVKTWRRNKAAIVWEGEPGEERVLTYHDLWREVQKFANVLKRLGVKKGDRVTIYLPMIPEAAIAMLACTRIGAVHSVVFGGFSAGALADRIKDAEAKVLITADGGFRRGGIVPLKQNADEALKDATSVEHVVVVRRTGEEVPWTPGRDHWWHELMEAASDRCDPEPMEAEEPLFILYTSGSTGKPKGVLHTTGGYMTYVYYTTKLVFDLKDEDVYWCTADVGWITGHSYVVYGPLLNGATTVMYEGAPNWPEPDRFWRIVDKYGVTVFYTAPTAIRSFMKWGEGWPGKHRLDSLRLLGTVGEPINPEAWLWYYHVIGKGRCPIVDTWWQTETGGIMITTLPGAHAMKPGHAGKPFFGVVPEILDGEHRPVENPDEGGHLCITRPWPSMLRTVWGDPERFLKQYFSQHPGVYFTGDGARRDKDGYYLILGRVDDVLNVAGHRLGTMEIESALVSHPAVAEAAVVGRPDPVKGEAIVAFVTLKEGHTPSDALKDELRAHVAKVIGPIARPDEVRFTDALPKTRSGKIMRRLLRQIAAGEKEIKGDTSTLEDRSVVERLKEGA, from the coding sequence ATGGACAGGCTGGAGTCGGTGCTCAAGGAGGAGCGGGTCTTTTACCCCAGCGAGGAGTTCCGCAAGCAGGCCCACATCAAGAGCGAGGAGGAGTACCAGCGCCTTTACGAGGAGAGCGTCCGCGACCCCGAGGGATTCTGGGGACGGGTGGCCTCGGAGCTCCACTGGTTTGAACCCTGGCGGAAGGTCCTGGAAGGGGACCTGCCCCACCCCAAGTGGTTCGTGGGGGGGAGGACCAACCTCTCCTACAACGCCCTGGACCGGCACGTGAAGACCTGGCGGCGCAACAAGGCGGCCATCGTTTGGGAGGGGGAGCCGGGGGAGGAGAGGGTCCTCACCTACCATGACCTCTGGCGCGAGGTGCAGAAGTTCGCCAACGTCCTCAAGCGCCTGGGGGTGAAGAAGGGGGACCGGGTCACCATCTACCTCCCCATGATCCCCGAGGCGGCCATCGCCATGCTCGCCTGCACCCGGATCGGGGCCGTCCACTCCGTGGTCTTCGGCGGCTTCTCCGCCGGGGCGCTCGCGGACCGGATCAAGGACGCCGAGGCCAAGGTCCTCATCACCGCCGACGGGGGCTTCCGCCGGGGCGGGATCGTCCCCCTCAAGCAGAACGCCGACGAGGCCCTAAAGGACGCCACGAGCGTGGAGCACGTGGTGGTGGTGCGTCGCACCGGGGAGGAGGTGCCCTGGACTCCGGGCCGGGACCACTGGTGGCACGAGCTCATGGAGGCCGCCTCCGACCGGTGCGATCCCGAGCCCATGGAGGCGGAGGAGCCCCTCTTCATCCTCTACACCTCGGGCTCCACGGGGAAGCCCAAGGGGGTCTTGCACACCACGGGCGGCTACATGACCTACGTCTACTACACCACCAAGCTCGTCTTTGACCTCAAGGACGAGGACGTCTACTGGTGCACCGCCGACGTGGGCTGGATCACGGGCCACTCCTACGTGGTCTACGGGCCCCTCCTCAACGGGGCCACCACGGTGATGTACGAGGGGGCCCCCAACTGGCCCGAGCCCGACCGCTTCTGGCGGATCGTGGACAAGTACGGGGTGACCGTCTTCTACACCGCCCCCACCGCCATCCGCAGCTTCATGAAGTGGGGCGAGGGCTGGCCGGGCAAGCACCGCCTGGACTCCCTGAGGCTCCTCGGCACCGTGGGGGAGCCCATCAACCCCGAGGCCTGGCTCTGGTACTACCACGTGATCGGCAAGGGCCGCTGCCCCATCGTGGACACTTGGTGGCAGACGGAGACGGGGGGCATCATGATCACCACCCTGCCCGGGGCCCACGCCATGAAGCCGGGGCACGCCGGGAAGCCCTTCTTCGGCGTGGTGCCCGAGATTTTGGACGGCGAGCACCGCCCCGTGGAGAACCCCGACGAGGGAGGCCACCTCTGCATCACCCGCCCCTGGCCCAGCATGCTCCGCACCGTCTGGGGCGACCCGGAGCGCTTCCTAAAGCAGTACTTCAGCCAGCACCCCGGGGTCTACTTCACCGGGGACGGGGCCCGGCGGGACAAGGACGGCTACTACCTGATCCTGGGCCGGGTGGACGACGTCTTGAACGTGGCCGGGCACCGCCTGGGCACCATGGAGATTGAGTCGGCCCTGGTCTCCCACCCCGCGGTGGCCGAGGCGGCGGTGGTGGGGAGGCCCGATCCCGTGAAGGGGGAGGCCATCGTGGCCTTCGTGACCCTGAAGGAGGGGCACACCCCCTCGGACGCCCTCAAGGACGAGCTCAGGGCCCACGTGGCCAAGGTCATCGGCCCCATCGCCCGCCCGGACGAGGTCCGCTTCACCGACGCCCTGCCCAAGACCCGCTCGGGCAAGATCATGCGCCGCCTTCTCCGGCAGATCGCCGCCGGGGAGAAGGAGATCAAGGGGGACACCTCCACCCTCGAGGACCGCTCCGTGGTGGAGCGGCTGAAGGAGGGGGCCTAA
- a CDS encoding acyl-CoA mutase large subunit family protein — protein sequence MEGLFESLPEGYREKLGRPGEYPFTRGIYPRMYLERLWTMRQYAGFSTAEESNARYRYLLAQGQTGLSVAFDLPTQLGLDPDHPMSVGEVGRVGVSIATLEDMQRLFDGIPLDQVSTSMTINAPAMMLLALYLLVAEAQGVPWDKVSGTVQNDILKEYFARGTYIYPPGPSMRLVTDIFAFCAEHVPKWNTISISGYHIREAGATAAQEIAFTLADAKAYVRAALERGLDVDRFAPRLSFFFAAHGDIFEEAAKFRAARRLWARIMREEFGAKDPKSWMLRFHTQTGGSTLTAQEPLNNVVRTAYQALAAVLGGTQSLHTNAYDEALGLPTEKSALLALRTQQILAYESGVTRAIDPLGGSFYVEHLTDKLEREAEAILREIDALGGAVAAVEAGYFQRAIEESAWQFQKEVEEGKRVIVGVNRFFDPNSPLNEPVPVQRIDPELHERRKRELAAFKAKRDGESVRIGLERLREAAKGQENLFPYVLEAFRRRATLGEVCGVLREEWGEYQPPR from the coding sequence ATGGAAGGCCTCTTTGAGTCCCTCCCCGAGGGCTACCGGGAGAAGCTCGGCCGGCCCGGAGAGTACCCCTTCACCCGGGGGATCTACCCCCGGATGTACCTGGAAAGGCTCTGGACCATGCGCCAGTACGCGGGCTTCTCCACCGCCGAGGAGTCCAACGCCCGCTACCGCTACCTCCTCGCCCAGGGCCAGACGGGGTTATCCGTGGCCTTTGACCTCCCCACCCAGCTCGGCCTGGACCCCGACCACCCCATGAGCGTGGGGGAGGTGGGGCGGGTGGGGGTGTCCATCGCCACCCTGGAGGACATGCAGAGGCTCTTTGACGGCATCCCCCTGGACCAGGTCTCCACCAGCATGACCATCAACGCCCCGGCCATGATGCTCCTCGCCCTCTACCTCCTCGTGGCCGAGGCCCAGGGGGTGCCCTGGGACAAGGTCTCGGGGACGGTGCAGAACGACATCCTGAAGGAGTACTTCGCCCGCGGCACCTACATCTACCCCCCCGGCCCCTCCATGCGCCTCGTGACCGACATCTTTGCGTTCTGCGCCGAGCACGTCCCCAAGTGGAACACCATCAGCATCTCCGGCTACCACATCCGCGAGGCGGGGGCCACCGCCGCCCAGGAGATCGCCTTCACCCTGGCGGACGCCAAGGCCTACGTGCGGGCCGCCTTGGAGCGGGGCCTGGACGTGGACCGCTTCGCTCCCAGGCTTTCCTTCTTCTTCGCCGCCCACGGGGACATCTTTGAGGAGGCCGCCAAGTTCCGGGCGGCCAGGCGCCTTTGGGCGAGGATCATGCGGGAGGAGTTCGGGGCCAAGGACCCGAAAAGCTGGATGCTCCGCTTCCACACCCAGACCGGGGGCTCCACCCTCACGGCCCAGGAGCCCCTGAACAACGTGGTGCGCACCGCCTACCAGGCCCTGGCGGCGGTCCTCGGGGGGACGCAGAGCCTCCACACCAACGCCTACGACGAGGCCCTGGGCCTGCCCACGGAAAAAAGCGCCCTCCTCGCCCTCCGCACCCAGCAGATCCTGGCCTATGAAAGCGGGGTCACCCGGGCCATAGACCCTCTAGGGGGAAGCTTCTACGTGGAGCACCTCACGGACAAGCTGGAACGGGAGGCGGAGGCGATCCTGCGGGAGATTGACGCCCTTGGGGGCGCAGTGGCCGCGGTGGAGGCGGGCTACTTCCAGAGGGCCATTGAGGAGTCCGCCTGGCAGTTCCAGAAGGAAGTGGAGGAGGGCAAGAGGGTAATCGTGGGGGTGAACCGCTTCTTTGACCCCAATAGCCCCCTGAACGAGCCCGTCCCCGTGCAGCGGATTGACCCCGAGCTTCACGAGAGGCGCAAGCGGGAGCTCGCCGCCTTCAAGGCCAAGCGGGACGGGGAAAGCGTCCGCATTGGTCTGGAAAGGCTAAGGGAGGCGGCAAAAGGCCAGGAGAACCTCTTCCCCTACGTCCTGGAGGCCTTCCGCCGCCGGGCCACCCTGGGGGAGGTCTGCGGGGTCTTGCGGGAGGAGTGGGGCGAGTACCAGCCCCCCCGGTGA
- a CDS encoding nuclear transport factor 2 family protein — translation MEGEAELWEFLERHLRSIYEGDWATYEATTHEELSLYEWFVTPHRLDGLPFHRFMVEKNWATRGRPYRLDLLEKRLQRYGDVAIFSYTLLLTVEEEGGLRHRAVNESRVAVRFPEGWKVVHVHKSPAG, via the coding sequence ATGGAAGGCGAGGCCGAGCTCTGGGAGTTCCTGGAGAGGCACCTGAGGAGCATCTACGAGGGCGACTGGGCCACGTACGAGGCCACCACCCACGAGGAGCTTTCCCTCTACGAGTGGTTCGTGACCCCCCACCGCCTGGACGGCCTCCCCTTCCACCGCTTCATGGTGGAGAAGAACTGGGCCACGAGGGGCCGGCCCTACCGCCTGGACCTCCTGGAAAAGCGCCTCCAGCGCTATGGGGACGTGGCCATCTTCAGCTACACCCTCCTCCTCACCGTGGAGGAGGAAGGGGGGCTAAGGCACCGGGCGGTGAACGAGAGCCGGGTGGCGGTGCGCTTCCCCGAAGGGTGGAAGGTGGTGCACGTGCACAAGAGCCCGGCGGGGTGA
- a CDS encoding winged helix-turn-helix transcriptional regulator: protein MGLSKGARKVLKVLARRGASEVLWALGKGSARFSDLEAVLHLSPRTLAERLRELHLMGFVDRRAYAEVPPRVEYSLTPRGKRVLEFLMELDRVVETLEEVR from the coding sequence ATGGGCCTTTCCAAGGGCGCGCGCAAGGTGCTGAAGGTCCTGGCCCGGAGGGGGGCCTCGGAGGTGCTCTGGGCCTTGGGCAAGGGGTCGGCGCGGTTCTCCGACCTCGAGGCCGTCCTCCATCTTTCCCCCCGGACCCTGGCCGAGAGGCTCAGGGAGCTCCACCTCATGGGGTTTGTGGACCGAAGGGCCTACGCGGAGGTGCCGCCTCGGGTAGAATACAGCCTCACGCCTAGGGGCAAGCGGGTCTTGGAGTTTCTGATGGAGCTGGACCGCGTGGTGGAAACCCTGGAGGAGGTACGGTGA